The sequence GGACGCCCAGCCCAGGCCCCGTGACGCCGAGCGCGAGCCCGTCCTTACCGCCTGGTGACCGGGCCTACCTGGCGCAGCTGGCCGCCACCCTGCCCGGCCTGAGCGCCGACGACGACTGGAAGATCGAGCAGGCGAGCTGGACCTGCCTGGAGCTCGACGCGGGAATGACGCTGCGGGGCGCCGCGACCACGTCCGCGCTGGTGTCGGACGACAGGCTCACCGTCGCCTCGGCGACGACGCTGGCCCGCGCCGCGGTGCCCAACTACTGCCCGCGCCACACCGGCGAGCTGGCCTTCGACGGCGACGCCCCGCTCGACCGCACCCTCGACGCGAACGGCCAGGGCGCCTGCTTCTGGCTCGACTACGCCCAGGAGCTGTCCAGCGGCGGCAAGCGGGTCGGCGACATCGACCTCGCCTACGCGGTGTTCGCCGCGGGAGCGAGCGCCAAGAAGGCGTTGCCGCCGGACTTCCGGGACGCCTGGCTGGCCATGACCAGCGACATCAGCACCCCCCAGGGCATAGCCGACCGCGAGGCCCTCTGCGGGCAGCACGGCTGGCCGAGCGGGCTCGCCGGCACCGTCGGGGGCGGCGGCGGGAGCGGCGGCTCGGGCGGCGGGGGCACCGGCTCCACCGGCGGCGTCGGGCAGCCCGCCTGACGACGAGGCCCGCGCCCGGCCGGCCCGGGGGAACAGGGCCCAGGAAGGGGAGGTCCTCAGTCCAGCGGGGACGTCGAGAGGTCCTGCGACGTCGCCTGGAAGATCGGCGTCCCCACCGGGCCGCGCCGGCCGGTCGGCCCGGTGGCGATCGTCGCGTGGCCGGGGTCGAAGGTCGCGTACACCCGCGGCCAGCCGGCCGAGGTGAGCTCGATCAGCAGCCGCCGGGTCGCCGGCCGGTTCCACAGCGCCGCGATCCCGTCGCCGAGCTCGTCGAAGCTCTCACGCTGCCAGGTCGCCTCCAGCAGCACGGCGAACGACGAGTAGAGCATCGCCTGCCGGGTCTCGGCCGCGGCGATCTCGGGTGGCACGCCGTCATGGCCGCGGACGCCGCTGCTCGCCTCGGTCTGCTGGGCGTTGGCCGGGTCGAGCAGGGCGAGCCGGCGGGCCTCGTCGACGTAGGTCGGGACGGCGCCCAGCGACGTGCTCACCCAGCGGTAGCGCCCGATCGTCGCCCAGGTCAGCCCGCTGGTGAGGTCGTAGTCGGGCGACCGCGCCAGCCAGCCGCGGATCAGGTCCGCCCGGCGCGAGAACGAGCGGTTGAGGTTGTCGTGCTGGCTGTACTCGCGCAGCTGGCGGGTGACACCCAGGAGCTCGTGGAACAGGGCGGCATCCGTCGGCGCGGTCTCGGTGAGGTAGCGCAGCCGCCCCATCAGCGTCAGCAGCGTCTCGGCGTCGGCGCTGTCCGTCCCGCCGCGGCGGGCCTCCCGCCAGGCCTCGGTCACCCGGCGGTGCATCGCCTGGACGAGGCCGACGCTGGCGACCGGCGGCATGCCGGCCCGCAGCTCGCCGTCGCGGCGCCGCCAGGTGTCGAGGTCGATGCGGCCGTCGTACGCGGCGCGCTGCAGGCCGCCGATCTCGTCGAGCAGTGGGACGGGCCATCCGAACAAATAGGCCGGCGGGGCCTTGACGAGTTCGCGAATGTCGTCGTCCACGCGTCACAGGATGAACCTGACCTCCGGCAGGCGCGACGGGTGGTACCCGGCCGTAACAGCCTGCCAACACGAAGGTTCACCGCCGTCAGCGCGGCCCGGTCCTGATCCGGTTCGAGGCCGTTGCCGGCGACCGTTGGTGACGGTTGGTCGGGCCCCGCCGCAAGGCACATACATTCGTCGCGATAGCTGTTCCAGGAGGAGGTGGCGGGGCCGGCCGGCGCGGACCCGCGGCGGCCTCGACCTGACCTCGCGAAGGAGCTCACGTGCTTGCCCCCGCTCGCCGACCGCACTGTCCGATCAGCCCGCCATCGAGCCTTCCGCCTGGCCGCGGCGCCGGCGCGCCAGGACGGGCGGCATGACGCCGACCGTGGCCGCCCGGCCGCTCGACGGGCTGCGCGTCATCGAGTGCGCGAGCTTCGTCGCCGGGCCGACCGGTGGCATGACGCTCGCCCAGCTCGGCGCCGACGTCGTCCGGATCGACCCGGTCGGCGGCGGCAGCGACTACCGGCGCTGGCCGGTCGCCCCCACCGGTGAGAGCTACTACTGGCACTCGCTCAACAAGGGCAAGCGCTCGATCGCCGTCGACATGCGTTCGACCGAGGGCCGTGAGCTGATCACCGCCCTGATCGCCGCCCCGGGGGACGACCGCGGCATCCTCATCGACAACGTCGTCGGCCGCCGCTGGATGGCGAACGACGTCCTCACCTCGCGGCGGCCCGACCTGATCCACGTCCGGGTCCAGGGCTACCCGGACGGCAAGCCGGCCGTCGACTACACCGTGAACGCGGAGGTCGGCCTGCCGGGCATCACGGGCACCGAGGAGGGCGGCGCCCCGGTCAACCACGTGCTGCCCGCCTGGGACCTGGTGACCGGCCTGTCGGTGTCCACCGCCGTGCTCGCCGCGCTGCACGCCCGCGGCCGGACCGGCCGGGGCGCCTACATCGAGATGGCGCTGTCCGACGTGGCACTGGCCGGCGTCGCCAACATGGGCTGGCTGTCGGAGGCCGCCGCCAGCGGGCACGAGCGGCCCCGGCACGGCAACCACGTCTACGGCAGCTTCGGCGTCGACTTCGCGTGCCGCGACGGCCAGCGGGTCATGGTTGTCGCGCTGACCGAGGGCCAGTGGGCCGCGCTGTGCTCGGTCACCGGGACCGGCCCGGTCTTCGCCGCGCTGGAGACGGCGCTGGACGCCGACCTCACCCAGGAGGACGCGCGGTACCGGCTGCGCGAGACGATCGCCGCCGTGCTGCGGCCCTGGTTCGCCGCCCGCGACTCCAAGCAGGTCGCCGACGAGCTGGACGCGGCCCGGGTGCTGTGGGGCCGCTACCGGGGGATGACGGACGTCGTCGCCGCGCACGCCCGCGGGGTGCACCCGGTGCTCGCGCACGTCCTGGTCCCGGCCGACGACGCGCCGCGCCGCGAGGTCCCGTCGCAGGGCCTGCCGGCGATCACGGCCCGCTCCCCGCTGCGCTGGGACGGCGCGTACGGCCCGCCCGGCGAGGCGCCCCGCCTCGGCGCCGACACCGCCGCGGTCCTCTCCGAGGCCCTCGGCCTGTCCGACGCGGAGATCGGCCGACTGGCCGGCGCGGGTGTCATCGCCGCCACCGACGGTCCGGTCGCCTCTTCCGCTCCGTCCGCCTCGGCCACACCGTCTGCCCCGTCGGCTCCGGCCACTCCGTCCGGGCAGGCGACGCCGTGACGACCACCGAGGCCGAGGCTGTCGTCGCCGAGGGGCCGTACTTCGACGAGCTGACCGTGGGGCAGGTCTTCCGCTCCGCCCCGGGCCTGACGCTGACCGACGGGCTCGCCGACGCGCACCGCGCCATCGTCGGCGGGCGCCTCCCGCTGGCCCTCGACGCGGAGCTCGCCGCGCGGGTGACCGGCGCGGACCGGCCGGTCGCGGCGCCGAACGTCGTCTGGGACGTGGCGATCGGCCAGTCGACCGTGGTCACCCACCACGTGAAGGCCAACCTGTTCTACCGGGGGCTGGTGTTCCGCCGGGCCCCGCTGATCGGCGACACGCTGCGCACCGGCACCGAGGTCGTCGCGTTGCGGCAGAACAAGGCCCGGCCGGGCCGGCGGCCGACCGGCCTCGCCGTCCTGCGGATCACCACCGTCGACCAGCACGCCCGCCCGGTGCTCGACTTCTGGCGGTGCGCCATGCTGCCGCTGCGCGACCCGGACCGGGCCACCGGCCACGGCGACGACACCGACGCGGTCGGCGTGGCCCCGGCGCCGGCCCAGCTCGCCGCCGCGGTCGACGGCTGGGACCTGGCGCCTGTCGCCGACCTCGGAGCGGGACCCCGGTTCGCCGACCTGGCGGTCGGCCAGCGCTGGGTCGTCGGCGGCGGTGACGTCGTGTCCAGCGCCCCCGAGCTGGCCCGGCTGACGCTGAACGTCGCCCAGGTCCACCACGACGCGGCCGCGGCGGGCGGGCGGCGCCTCGTCTACGGCGGCCACACCATCGGGCTCGCGTTCGCCCAGGTGACCAGGGCCCTGCCGTCGCTGGTCACCGTCGCCGGCTGGGCGGGCTGCGATCACACCGGGCCCGTCCACGAGGGCGACACGCTGCGCGGCGAGATCACGGTCGAGCAGCTCTCGCCGCTGCCGGCCGGCGGTGGCCTCGCCCGGCTGCGCACGCTCGTGCGCGCCGACGCCGAGACACCCGGCGGACCGGCTCGCGACGTGCTCGACTGGCGCTTCTTCGCCGTCTTCCCCTGACCGGCGAGCCGCCGGCGGCCCTGGTCCGCCGCGTCAGCGGGTGGGGCCGGCCGTCTCGGTGAGGCCGGCGACGAGGCGGTGCAGGGCCGGCAGGGCTGCGCGGATGCGGCCCTGGTCGACGTCGGTGAGCCGGCCGAGGACGTCGACGACGGCGTCGTGCAGGCCGCGCTCGACGCCCTCGACCTCCTTGCGGGCCTCGTCGGACAGGTAGAGCCGGGCGATCCTGCGGTCGCGGGGGTCGCCGCGCCGCTCGACGAGACCGGCGCCGACGAGGTCGGTCAGCAGGGTGGACAGGTTGTGTGGGCGCATCGCGAGGGCCTCGGCGGCGACCCGCACCGAGATCCCCGGCTGGCTCGCCAGCAGCCGCAGCACCTGGATGTGACGCGGGCGCAGCTTCTCGAACGCCGCCGGGGTGGCCGCCGGCTGCTGGTCTCCGACGGCCTGCCACAGCAGCCGGGCGGCTTCGACGACCTCGTCGGCGAGGCGTTCGGTGCGCCCGCCGCGGGTGGAGACGACGGTGGCGAGGTCGTTCGCGAGCCGCTCCGGGAAGACCGCCGCCCCGGTCGCCTGGCGGCGGGTGCCCGGCGCCGTCGGCGCGGGCGCGGTCATCTCGCCGGCCCGGCCGGCTGGCTGCGGGCGATGGCTCTGATGGTGGCGACGGGCGGGGAGGTGGACCGCTCGCCCGGGAGAGGTTCCCTGAGGTGTCCGCACATCACACAGCCTGTTCTATCGGAGTTTCCTCCGCATTCGCCTGAGGTTTCCCGAACGTACCGGGAGTCAAGGCCCTCGCGCGCGGGGCGGACCGCGTGAGAAGGGTCTCCCGCCAGAGCTACTCTCGCTGGCGAGTAGCTTCCGGATTTGGCCCGCTAGATCCGGTTCGCGAGCGCTGGCCTGATTCGCGCCGGCCGCAGGGTGATGGACGCCGATGGCCTGCTTGCCGGCGGCGGGACGACGTCGGCTAATCTCAGGCGCCGTGACCAGGTACGGAACGCGCTCCGGCGCCTCGCTGCGTGAGTTCTCGGGCCCGCGCAGCCCAGCCAGCGCCGCCGCCGATGCCCCGGCGGTCCCTCTCACCAGCCCGGCTGTCGCCGCGTGAACTGGTTTCAGGGTGGTGCCCTCGGCCTGGTCCAGGGGCTGACCGAGTTCCTTCCCGTCTCCTCCAGCGCGCACCTGCGGATCGTGGCCGCGCTCGCCGGCTGGGACGACCCCGGCGCGGCGTTCACCGCCGTCAGCCAGATCGGCACCGAGACGGCGGTCCTGCTCTACTTCCGCAAGGACATCGCCCGGATCGTGGCGGCCTGGGCCCGGTCGTTGCGGGACCCGAAGATGCGCCAGACGTTGGACGCCCGGATGGGCTGGCTCATCATCATCGGGTCGATCCCGGTCTGCCTGCTCGGTGTGACGCTGAAGAACACCATCGAGGGGCCGTTCCGCGACCTTCGACTCATCGCGATGACGCTGATCGTGCTCGGCCTGATCCTCGGCGCCGCCGACCTCTACGCCTCCCAGGCTGGTCGGCGGGGCCGGCACGCCTTCCCGCGCCGCCGCAAGACGGTCGAGGATCTGACCGTCCGCGACGGGCTGATCTACGGCTTGTGCCAGTCGCTGGCGCTGGTCCCGGGGGTGTCCCGGTCGGGGGCGACCGTCAGCGGTGGCCTGTTCCTCGGCTACACCCGCGAGGCGGCCGCGCGGTACTCGTTCCTGCTCGCGATCCCGGCCGTGCTCGCCTCCGGCCTGTTCGAGCTGAAGGACGTCCCGGGCAGCAATGTCGCCTGGGGGCCCACGGTGCTCGCCACGGCGATCGCGTTCGTGGTCGGCTACTCGGCGATCGCCTGGTTCCTGCGTTACATCTCCACCAAGAGCTTCGCGCCGTTCGTCATCTACCGGGTCGCGCTCGGCATCCTGCTGCTGGTCCTGATCGCCAGCGGCCACCTCGACGCCCACGCCGCTGAGACACCACCGTCCTCGGCCGGCTAGCGCCGCGTCGCCGCCGACGGCCGGGTAGCTGTCGTCGCGTCTGCCAAGGTTCACCTCGTCCCAAGGCTGACAAGATCGCTGTTTTCGCCCTCGCAGGGCTGTAATCGCCCGCGGTTTGTAACCGCGTGAGGGCCGAAACAGCGATCAAGCCAGCGGGCGGACCCGGCCGGATACGTACCAGGTCGCGTCCTATTCGGAGAGGACGTCCTGGACGTTCGTCGCGGTGAGGGAGCGATGGAACCAGGTGTCGAGCTGGTCGAGCTCTCCACAGCCGAGGACCTTCTCGCGCAGCTCGTCCGGCACCTCGATGCCGCGGGCGGCGAGCACCGCCAGAAGCGCCTCCCGCTTGGCCTCGGCCTTGCCTTCGGCCTTGCCCGCCGCCATGCCTTCGGCCTTGCCTTCTCCAGGGCCGCCGCGTAGAACTTCCACACGGGCCACTTCTCTCGTAGCCAGCGGCGCTGTACCTCGACCACGATGGCGTAGAGCGGATTTCCGGTCCGGCTGAAGACCAGCGTGTTGTCCGCGTGGTAGGTCGTCGGCGGGTTCTTCGGGAACGCGGTCGGCCCACGGTGGGCGTCGTCGTGCTTCGGCAGGCCGATCTTGAAGATGCGGTCGAGCAGCTCAGCGAGCGTGCTCGGATGGTCCGCGAACCCCATGACCGGCGCCTCGTGCTCCAGGCTCGGCAAGACGCCTCCTGACTGTCGGCCCCCGGCTGCTGGCCCCACACCGTCAATGTCCGGAGAAATCCCTGACGTGATCTCAGATCGCACCCCGGGTGTCGGGTCCAGCACTGTCTGAGTCGACAGTGTACAGCAAGGCGATCAAAGCGGGCGAAGCGGTCAGGTGCATCTGCCGGCTCTCGGCCGAGCGGCGTCCCTGGCTGGCGCTCTGAGCGGCAGCGCTGGGTCGGGACCTCCTGGCGCCGCGTCAGGCCGTTGCGGTCAGGAGCGGTGGCGGCGCAGGTCGGGGAGTTTGCGCACCCAGGGACGGGCCCGGTCCGCCAGGTCGGCCAGGCGGGTGACGGTCGACCTCGGGTCCTGCGGCTGCTGAGCCTGAAGTGGGGGCTCGGGGGTTGCCCAGGGCGCCGGGGGCGTCAAAGGCGCCGGAGGTGAGGCTGGGGGCGGCGTTGGGGCTGGGGGTGGCGCTTGCCCTGCGGGCGGCGAAGGGGCCGGCCGCCGGCCGGCGCCGGGGGGCGCGAGCGGGAGGAGCGCGGCGGTGCCGATGGGGAGCTGCTGGGTCGCCTCGCCGTCCAGCTCGGCGGGCTCGGCGGTCGCGTCGGCCTCGGCGGCCACGTCCATGAGGCCGAGCAGCAGCTCGCGGGCCGGGGGACGGCGGGCGGGGTCCTTCGCGAACGCGCGGGCGACGACGGGGCGCAGCGCGGCGGGCAGGCCGGTCAGGTCGGGCGGGTCGTGCATCACCCGGCGCAGCAGCTCCATCAGGGACGGCTCGCCGAACGGGGGCCGGCCCGTGGCGGCGAAGGTGACGATGGCGCCCCAGGCGTGCACGTCGGTCGCGGTGGTCGCGGGCAGGTCGCGGGCCTGCTCGGGGGCCATGAAGACCGGCGTGCCGAGCCGGCCGACGGTGATGTTCGTGGCGTCGTCGAGCGGGCGGCAGATCCCGAAGTCGATCACCCGCCAGCCGGACCGCGAGAGCATGATGTTGCCGGGCTTCAGGTCCCGGTGGATGACGCCGGCCGCGTGGATGGCGGTCAGCGCCGAGGCGACCGAGACCGCGAGCCGCTCGAGCTCGGCTGGCGGCAGCGGCCCGCTCTGCTCGACGGCGGTGCCCAGGGTCGGGCCGTCGATGAACTCCGTCACCAGGTATGGCCGTGGCGCGGCGACGTCGACGTCGAGGACCTCGGCGGTGCAGAACCGGGCCACCCGCCGGGCCGCCCGCGCCTCCCGGCGGAACCGCTCCCGGAACGCCGGCAGCTGGGCCAGGTCCTCGTCGATCACCTTGACCGCGACCAGCGGCCCGGTCTCGGTGCGCCCGGGCCGGCTGGTGGCGTCCGGGTCGGTGTTCTCGGTGAGGCGGCGGGCGAGGTAGACCGAGCTCATCCCGCCTTTCCCGAGCAGCCCCAGCACCCGGTACGGGCCGATCCGGCGCGGGTCACCCGGCCCGAGGGGCATCACGTCCGGCAGCCCGACCACCCCGTCCCAGCGACGTGACGCCAGGCGTCGCCTCGCGCGCCGGCTCCTTGCACGGATCTTCCTCCCCGGAGGCTATCTCCCCGGTCCTCGGCGACGTAGGCCCGCCGGCCCCCGGACCGGTGACGGTTCTGCTCCTCGACCGGCCGATTGCGGCCAGCTTCTGGCCCCATTCGACGGCATGCTGGAGGCGTGCCGGACCCGGACCGCCCGCCTTCCGAGGAGACAGCCGTGCCTGACAAGCCCGTGGTGCCCAACGAGCCAGGCCGGCCCACCGAGCCGGGCCCGCCCAGGAAGCCGGTCGCGACCGAGAAGCGCGACGCCTTCGACGAGACCGGCGGTCCGGGCGAGGCGGACGACGCAACCGGTCACGCCGGGTCGCCGGGCACCTCGCCGAGCGCGCGGATGCTCCGGCTGCTGGCGCTGCTGCAGACCCACCGGTACTGGGCCGGGGCGGAGCTGGCCGACCGGCTGGCCGTGAGCGCCCGGACGCTGCGGCGCGACGTCGAGCGGCTGCGCGAGCTGGGCTACCCCGTGCGGGCCAGCCGGGGCGTGGCCGGCGGTTACCAGCTGAAGGCCGGCGCGGCCGTGCCGCCGCTGCTGCTGGACGACGACGAGGCAGTCGCGATCATCGTCGGGCTGCGCGCGGCGGTCACCGGCTCGGTGGCCGGGATCGAGGAGGCCTCGGTGCGGGCGCTGGCGAAGGTGATCCAGGTGATCCCGCGCCGGCTGCGGCACCGCGCCGACGCCCTCGGCGCCTACACGGTGCCGGTGGCGGTCGCCGGCCCGCCCGTCGACGCCGCGCTGCTGACGGCGCTGGCGCTCGCGGCGCGGGCCGACGAACAGGCGCGGTTCGACTACACCGACCGGGAGGGCAAGGCCAGCCGCCGCCGGGTCGAGCCGCACCGGCTGGTGTCGCTGGGCGGTCGCTGGTACCTCGTCGGATTCGACGTGGACCGGGACGACTGGCGGACGTTCCGGCTTGACCGGATCGCCGGGCCGCTGACGACCGGCCCGCGGTTTCGGCCCCGCGAGCTGCCGGGCGGCGACGCCGCCGCGTTCGTGCGCGCGGCCGTGCGGACCGGGCCGTCCCGGGAGAGCCACCAGGTCGAGGTGCTCGTCGACGCGCCGGTGGAGGCGGTCGCCCGGGTCGTCGGCCGCTGGGGGACCGCCGAGCCGGCTGGGGACCCGGGGCCGGCTGGGGACGTTGGGCCGGCCGGGGACGCGGGGTCGGGCCGGTGCCGGCTGCGGATGGCCGCCGACGACCTGGCCTGGCCCGCGCTCGTGCTCACCCGGGTCGGCGCGCCGTTCACGGTCGTCGGGCCGCCGGCCTTCGCCGAGCACGTCCGCGCCGTTGGGCGCCTGTTCGCCGCGGCGTCCCGGTCCGCGGCGTCGCTGTCCACGGCGTCGCTGTCCTCGGCGTCGCCGCCCACGGCGTCGCCGTCCACGGCCTCCCGGCCCTCGCCCGCCGAGGTCAGCGGCCCTGCGGGCGGTAGCAGGCCATGATCTGGGTGACCTGGGCCGGGTCGAGCGCCGAGGCCGGCAGCGGGCTCGGGGCGTCGCGGCTGGTCCGCAGGCCGTCGAGCATGATGGCCAGGAAGCGCCGCCAGGACTCGGGGGCCACGTCGCGGGTGAAGTCGGCGACGGCGGTCAGCATCAGCTGGACCAGCCCGAGGTCCGTGCCGGCGACGTCGGGCCGCAGCTGGCCGGCCCGCTGGGCCCGCTCGACCAGGGCGAAGAACAGCGGCCCGATCCGGTCCCGGTCGGCGGAGATCCGGGCCCGCCCGTGCGCCGTCGAGAAGACCAGCTCCTTGAGGCCGCGGTCGGCGACCTGGCGGGCGGTCGCCTGATCGAGGAAGGACACCAGCCCGCTCCACGGGTCCTCGTCGCGCAGGCATTCCTCGGCGAGCTCCACCAGCTTGCCGATCCGGTCCTCGAACAGGGCCTCGATCAGCAGCTCCTTGGTCGGGAACCGCCGGTAGAACGTGCCGATGCCCACCCCGGACCGCCGGGCGATCTCATCGGTCGTGACGTCGAGGCCCTGCTCGGCGAACGCCGCCGCCGCGCCCTCCAGAATTCGCCGGCGGTTACGTTCGGCGTCCCGCCGCAGCGGCCGGTGCGCCATGGCCGTCTGCTCCGTCACATCGCTGATCGTAGCCGCCGGCCTCGTCAGCCACCTTCGGTCGAGCGACCCGGCTAGGCGCGGACGGAGGCGTGCATCTCCCAGACCAGGATCTCGCTCGGCTCGGTCGCGGTGACGGTGTGGCCGCCGGTCGCGGTGAAGCGGACGGCGTCGCCCTGGCCCAGCGCGCCCGCGCCCTCCAGGGACACCGTGCCCTTCGGGACGAACAGGTGCAGGAACGGCGCGTCGGGCAGGGTCACGGACCGGCCCGGCTCCAGGCGGGCGGCGTGCAGGGCGGCGTACTTGTTCGAGATGCGGATGGCCGCCTGGTCGGCGTCCCGCTCCAGGCCGGACGCGACTGTCACCAGGCCGCCCGCGAGCAGCTCGCCGTCGATCTCCAGCTGCTCGTAGCCGGGCTCGACGCCGGCCGCGTCGGGGACGACCCACATCTGGACGAAGTGCACGGGCTCGGTGTGCTCGTCGGCGCCGGTCAGCCGCCAGGCGTCGTTCTTCTCGGAGTGCAGGATGCCGGTACCGGCGCTCATCCGCTGGGCCAGGCCCGGGTAGATGACGCCCGAGGTGCCGATCGAGTCCTGGTGGACGAGGGCGCCCGACAGCACCCAGGTGACGATCTCCATGTCCCGGTGCGGGTGCGTCTCGAAGCCGGTGCCCGG is a genomic window of Pseudofrankia inefficax containing:
- a CDS encoding DUF732 domain-containing protein, with product MRPWRLAARAAVGMLAGVLALVVAGCGPNIENDLPPATASPTGTPSPGPVTPSASPSLPPGDRAYLAQLAATLPGLSADDDWKIEQASWTCLELDAGMTLRGAATTSALVSDDRLTVASATTLARAAVPNYCPRHTGELAFDGDAPLDRTLDANGQGACFWLDYAQELSSGGKRVGDIDLAYAVFAAGASAKKALPPDFRDAWLAMTSDISTPQGIADREALCGQHGWPSGLAGTVGGGGGSGGSGGGGTGSTGGVGQPA
- a CDS encoding CoA transferase, with the protein product MTPTVAARPLDGLRVIECASFVAGPTGGMTLAQLGADVVRIDPVGGGSDYRRWPVAPTGESYYWHSLNKGKRSIAVDMRSTEGRELITALIAAPGDDRGILIDNVVGRRWMANDVLTSRRPDLIHVRVQGYPDGKPAVDYTVNAEVGLPGITGTEEGGAPVNHVLPAWDLVTGLSVSTAVLAALHARGRTGRGAYIEMALSDVALAGVANMGWLSEAAASGHERPRHGNHVYGSFGVDFACRDGQRVMVVALTEGQWAALCSVTGTGPVFAALETALDADLTQEDARYRLRETIAAVLRPWFAARDSKQVADELDAARVLWGRYRGMTDVVAAHARGVHPVLAHVLVPADDAPRREVPSQGLPAITARSPLRWDGAYGPPGEAPRLGADTAAVLSEALGLSDAEIGRLAGAGVIAATDGPVASSAPSASATPSAPSAPATPSGQATP
- a CDS encoding MaoC family dehydratase, translated to MTTTEAEAVVAEGPYFDELTVGQVFRSAPGLTLTDGLADAHRAIVGGRLPLALDAELAARVTGADRPVAAPNVVWDVAIGQSTVVTHHVKANLFYRGLVFRRAPLIGDTLRTGTEVVALRQNKARPGRRPTGLAVLRITTVDQHARPVLDFWRCAMLPLRDPDRATGHGDDTDAVGVAPAPAQLAAAVDGWDLAPVADLGAGPRFADLAVGQRWVVGGGDVVSSAPELARLTLNVAQVHHDAAAAGGRRLVYGGHTIGLAFAQVTRALPSLVTVAGWAGCDHTGPVHEGDTLRGEITVEQLSPLPAGGGLARLRTLVRADAETPGGPARDVLDWRFFAVFP
- a CDS encoding MarR family winged helix-turn-helix transcriptional regulator, producing MTAPAPTAPGTRRQATGAAVFPERLANDLATVVSTRGGRTERLADEVVEAARLLWQAVGDQQPAATPAAFEKLRPRHIQVLRLLASQPGISVRVAAEALAMRPHNLSTLLTDLVGAGLVERRGDPRDRRIARLYLSDEARKEVEGVERGLHDAVVDVLGRLTDVDQGRIRAALPALHRLVAGLTETAGPTR
- a CDS encoding undecaprenyl-diphosphate phosphatase — its product is MNWFQGGALGLVQGLTEFLPVSSSAHLRIVAALAGWDDPGAAFTAVSQIGTETAVLLYFRKDIARIVAAWARSLRDPKMRQTLDARMGWLIIIGSIPVCLLGVTLKNTIEGPFRDLRLIAMTLIVLGLILGAADLYASQAGRRGRHAFPRRRKTVEDLTVRDGLIYGLCQSLALVPGVSRSGATVSGGLFLGYTREAAARYSFLLAIPAVLASGLFELKDVPGSNVAWGPTVLATAIAFVVGYSAIAWFLRYISTKSFAPFVIYRVALGILLLVLIASGHLDAHAAETPPSSAG
- a CDS encoding serine/threonine-protein kinase, with product MVGLPDVMPLGPGDPRRIGPYRVLGLLGKGGMSSVYLARRLTENTDPDATSRPGRTETGPLVAVKVIDEDLAQLPAFRERFRREARAARRVARFCTAEVLDVDVAAPRPYLVTEFIDGPTLGTAVEQSGPLPPAELERLAVSVASALTAIHAAGVIHRDLKPGNIMLSRSGWRVIDFGICRPLDDATNITVGRLGTPVFMAPEQARDLPATTATDVHAWGAIVTFAATGRPPFGEPSLMELLRRVMHDPPDLTGLPAALRPVVARAFAKDPARRPPARELLLGLMDVAAEADATAEPAELDGEATQQLPIGTAALLPLAPPGAGRRPAPSPPAGQAPPPAPTPPPASPPAPLTPPAPWATPEPPLQAQQPQDPRSTVTRLADLADRARPWVRKLPDLRRHRS
- a CDS encoding helix-turn-helix transcriptional regulator: MLRLLALLQTHRYWAGAELADRLAVSARTLRRDVERLRELGYPVRASRGVAGGYQLKAGAAVPPLLLDDDEAVAIIVGLRAAVTGSVAGIEEASVRALAKVIQVIPRRLRHRADALGAYTVPVAVAGPPVDAALLTALALAARADEQARFDYTDREGKASRRRVEPHRLVSLGGRWYLVGFDVDRDDWRTFRLDRIAGPLTTGPRFRPRELPGGDAAAFVRAAVRTGPSRESHQVEVLVDAPVEAVARVVGRWGTAEPAGDPGPAGDVGPAGDAGSGRCRLRMAADDLAWPALVLTRVGAPFTVVGPPAFAEHVRAVGRLFAAASRSAASLSTASLSSASPPTASPSTASRPSPAEVSGPAGGSRP
- a CDS encoding TetR/AcrR family transcriptional regulator encodes the protein MTEQTAMAHRPLRRDAERNRRRILEGAAAAFAEQGLDVTTDEIARRSGVGIGTFYRRFPTKELLIEALFEDRIGKLVELAEECLRDEDPWSGLVSFLDQATARQVADRGLKELVFSTAHGRARISADRDRIGPLFFALVERAQRAGQLRPDVAGTDLGLVQLMLTAVADFTRDVAPESWRRFLAIMLDGLRTSRDAPSPLPASALDPAQVTQIMACYRPQGR
- a CDS encoding pirin family protein gives rise to the protein MAAATTNREASVDIRRADDRSATRIGWLDSKHSFSFGHHYDPANTHHGLLLVNNDDIVAPGTGFETHPHRDMEIVTWVLSGALVHQDSIGTSGVIYPGLAQRMSAGTGILHSEKNDAWRLTGADEHTEPVHFVQMWVVPDAAGVEPGYEQLEIDGELLAGGLVTVASGLERDADQAAIRISNKYAALHAARLEPGRSVTLPDAPFLHLFVPKGTVSLEGAGALGQGDAVRFTATGGHTVTATEPSEILVWEMHASVRA